In Trifolium pratense cultivar HEN17-A07 linkage group LG7, ARS_RC_1.1, whole genome shotgun sequence, a genomic segment contains:
- the LOC123896577 gene encoding uncharacterized protein LOC123896577 codes for MDEQRTLRQLAAPDVNYNGLCIQYTDVDIPFELKSGLIHLLPKFHGLAGEDPHKHLKEFQVVCSTPLRPEGITEDHIKLRAFPFSLQGAAKDWLYYLEPNSITTWNDLKKAGKRIIGRILGKIQAASSSCPQHQITEQLLIQYFYEGLLPMDRNILDAASGGALVDKTPAAAKALIENMSLNSQQFTTRNNSASVNEIQSSSSSIKALETKFDARIDELTSLVKKLAVSKAQPAKVCGICTSSEHPTDTCPILQDETITELPQAYAVAAALYNQNRYNNPDLSTNKYHPSWRNHQNLQYVNQSQAAAPAAPPATSSLEDLVKQLAQRTDASIQNLTTQMGQMANAIGQLQAQGSGNLPAQTVPNPNVNVSAITLRSGRVSEPAPEKKKKKTVASSSAPEPPSVTTETEPEKERVYVPPIPFPQRVQKNIKKTVEEDKEILDVFRKCAVNIPLLDAIKQIPKYAKFLKDLCTHKRKLKGNERVSLGRNVSAFIQPKTGSSANVSVLSQTMPEKCDDPGVFGIPCSIGDHKFENCMLDLGAGINIMPTSIYNNLDLGPLQPTGLIVQLANRSNARPAGKVEDVLVQVNDLILPADFYILDMEGETNSSRAPIILGRPFMRTARTKVDVYDGTMSMEFGDIVAKFNIFDAMKHPVEEHSVFYMDLVTNTNLCSVCAKIESDLQDNNIHTGEVVVNEAVCTVKVLDIPATPTKHSHDKEKTTHFHDKMISKKKFSVGQKVLLFKSRLKDMKLKVQVLARFSKQKDNG; via the exons ATGGATGAACAAAGAACACTAAGGCAGCTTGCTGCTCCTGATGTCAATTACAATGGTCTATGCATTCAATATACTGACGTTGATATTCCTTTTGAATTGAAATCTGGTTTGATACATTTGTTGCCCAAGTTTCATGGTCTTGCAGGTGAGGATCCGCATAAGCATTTGAAGGAATTTCAGGTAGTTTGTTCTACACCATTGAGGCCTGAAGGTATAACAGAGGATCATATCAAGCTTAGAGCCTTTCCATTCTCGCTCCAGGGTGCTGCCAAAGATTGGTTGTACTATCTTGAGCCGAATTCTATCACAACTTGGAATGATTTGAAGAAG GCAGGGAAACGAATCATTGGCAGAATACTGGGAAAGATTCAAGCAGCTAGTTCTAGTTGTCCCCAACACCAGATCACCGAGCAATTACTCATCCAATATTTCTATGAAGGGTTGCTACCAATGGATCGAAACATTTTGGATGCTGCAAGTGGTGGAGCACTTGTTGATAAAACTCCAGCTGCTGCAAAGGCCTTGATCGAGAACATGTCACTCAACTCGCAACAGTTTACAACCAGAAATAATTCTGCAAGTGTAAATGAGATTcagtcttcctcttcctccatcAAGGCGCTCGAAACCAAGTTTGATGCTAGAATTGATGAACTTACTTCCTTGGTGAAAAAGTTGGCAGTTAGCAAAGCTCAACCAGCAAAAGTGTGTGGTATTTGTACTTCTTCTGAGCACCCGACTGATACATGCCCCATTCTACAAGATGAAACAATAACTGAGCTTCCTCAAGCATATGCAGTAGCAGCAGCCCTTTACAATCAAAACAGGTACAACAATCCTGACCTCTCCACCAACAAATATCACCCCAGTTGGAGGAATCATCAAAACCTCCAATATGTGAATCAGTCACAAGCTGCAGCCCCTGCTGCCCCACCAGCCACTTCTTCACTGGAAGACCTTGTCAAGCAACTGGCACAACGAACAGATGCTAGCATTCAGAACCTGACAACGCAGATGGGACAAATGGCCAATGCAATAGGCCAACTACAAGCCCAAGGCTCTGGTAACCTTCCTGCACAAACAGTGCCGAATCCGAATGTGAATGTGAGTGCAATTACTTTGAGATCTGGAAGAGTGTCAGAACCAGctccagagaaaaagaagaagaaaaccgttGCATCATCATCTGCTCCTGAACCTCCTTCTGTTACAACTGAGACCGAAcccgaaaaagaaagagtatatGTGCCACCAATTCCTTTTCCTCAAAGGGTGCAGAAAAATATCAAGAAGACAGTTGAGGAAGACAAGGAGATTTTAGATGTATTCAGAAAATGTGCGGTTAACATTCCTCTCCTTGATGCAATTAAACAGATTCCTAAATATGCAAAATTCCTGAAAGACTTGTGCACACACAAGAGGAAGTTGAAGGGAAATGAGAGAGTCAGTTTGGGACGAAATGTTTCTGCTTTCATTCAGCCCAAAActggttcctcagctaatgtctCAGTTCTCAGTCAGACCATGCCAGAAAAGTGTGATGATCCAGGAGTTTTTGGTATTCCCTGTTCCATTGGGGATCACAAGTTTGAAAATTGTATGCTTGATCTAGGAGCAGGTATTAATATTATGCctacttctatttataataaCCTTGATCTTGGTCCTTTGCAGCCTACAGGTTTAATCGTGCAATTAGCAAACAGGAGCAATGCCCGCCCTGCTGGGAAGGTAGAAGATGTCCTGGTGCAAGTTAATGACTTGATTCTTCCTGCAGATTTCTACATTCTAGACATGGAGGGAGAAACTAATTCCAGCAGGGCACCCATCATTCTAGGCCGACCATTCATGAGAACGGCaagaacaaaagttgatgtttatGATGGAACCATGTCCATGGAGTTTGGCGACATTGTCGCTAAGTTTAACATTTTTGATGCCATGAAACATCCCGTGGAAGAACATTCTGTTTTTTATATGGATTTAGTTACTAACACTAACCTTTGCTCTGTTTGTGCTAAGATTGAATCTGATTTGCAGGATAATAACATTCATACAGGTGAAGTTGTTGTCAATGAGGCAGTCTGTACGGTTAAAGTTCTTGACATTCCGGCTACCCCAACCAAACACTCCCATGATAAAGAAAAGACTACGCACTTCCATGATAAGATGatttccaaaaagaaattttctgTTGGCCAAAAAGTCTTGCTGTTTAAGTCTCGCCTGAAAGATATG aaattaaaagtacAGGTACTGGCAAGGTTTTCAAAGCAAAAGGACAACGGTTGA